One Bartonella tribocorum CIP 105476 genomic window carries:
- a CDS encoding Rha family transcriptional regulator, whose translation MNNLVTINNGIAVTTSFKIAEGVGNTHKTVIQLVRKNIKDFEEFGRVAFEMLPFKTKGGKQKREVAILNESQATLLMTYMRNNDTVRAFKKALVKAFYELKSQSTARDLFSTEHDLFSYESLKAPEGIGKVLGMIAARLSYVNDLQKELDHYKLVTTEAKRVLTNAVAKAA comes from the coding sequence ATGAACAATTTAGTAACAATCAATAATGGTATTGCTGTCACAACTTCTTTTAAAATTGCTGAGGGAGTGGGTAATACGCATAAAACAGTTATACAGTTGGTTCGTAAAAATATTAAAGATTTTGAAGAATTTGGAAGGGTCGCATTTGAAATGCTACCCTTTAAAACGAAGGGTGGAAAACAAAAAAGAGAAGTTGCTATTCTTAATGAATCGCAAGCAACTTTACTTATGACATATATGCGCAATAATGACACGGTGCGTGCATTTAAAAAGGCGCTTGTCAAAGCTTTCTATGAATTAAAAAGCCAATCAACAGCTCGTGATTTATTTTCTACGGAGCATGATTTGTTTTCTTATGAAAGTTTAAAGGCTCCTGAGGGAATTGGTAAAGTTTTGGGAATGATTGCAGCGCGTTTATCGTATGTAAATGATTTACAAAAAGAGCTTGATCATTACAAATTGGTTACAACAGAAGCCAAGCGTGTTTTAACAAACGCTGTTGCAAAAGCAGCATAA